The following are from one region of the Sorghum bicolor cultivar BTx623 chromosome 2, Sorghum_bicolor_NCBIv3, whole genome shotgun sequence genome:
- the LOC8063888 gene encoding flowering time control protein FPA, with protein MSSESPPTESPDAPASGSRSGSGSPSKDAVGTEGGAAAGGPETNTLWVGNLPLHVTEGDLLALFGPHGALDCALARAGSRSYAFLLFRSPAEARAAVEATRGEKVKGAAMRTEFARPAKAVRNLWVGSISPSVSKEELEEEFQKFGKVEGVAFSQDQTSAYIDFEKLEDAISAHRSLNGKTLGGKELCVDFQRSKGRAEWSDASSFNGRVSGPVGDKRGSGPPKGSAGIRMREAQPTNVLWVGFPGSYKAISEDTLKQAMSAFGVVTNIKIFQTRQYAFVEFANVAEAYNAKMNLDGHLFNDPRIQILFSNSELAPNKLDNPTSVAGFPRSEMYSSDSRQGPGVGSGTLQGYDPPRGGRSRYYDYGGVPTPGGILSQPEPFDPREAKRVRLDAGADPYDVRAGSAGLYSAGYRQQGSSVHAEGSSTPVIRVRGTVHRTSYIDHCWRGSIAKGGSPVCRARCLPITKGSDIPLPDVMNCSARTGLDMLAKHYADATGFDIVFFLPDSEDDFVSYTEFLRYLGSKSRAGVVKVDAATTLFLVPPSDFLTNVLQVDGPERLYGVVLHIPQISAAAAALRPQLTGTEQQPYYDERETLPTQRKYSIISPNGSGHLDADYRASLHEDSMQRLGHIPGRPRVDEGQAVQPALAGFPANQATGLQVQSSLKPDIMATLAKLLPSVQSSQLVSGQMNAIERPSQMQDPSMLSKVWTPENQVTASNSSFGQIANVQHPGQQFSKQASAAHLTNYGNMVSAQERSIQHTAYNPEVALNLPPPPPLPTEPHRSATLPSQGGHSLPTQINHQLYQPEHYYVPQSNYGPLAPASHSNLQISNTNNPTPAIPQVNPGPPTNQIGNLAQLQHSMPLHVDRASQDFSSQLQQQNLGPGAAQAPEEDKSKKYQATLQLAQNLLLQIQQRGSGNQS; from the exons ATGTCGTCGGAGTCTCCGCCCACGGAGTCACCTGACGCGCCCGCCTCCGGCTCCAGATCCGGATCCGGCTCCCCTTCGAAGGACGCCGTGGGCACTGAGGGCGGCGCCGCTGCGGGGGGCCCGGAGACGAACACGCTCTGGGTGGGCAACCTGCCCTTGCACGTGACCGAGGGCGATTTGTTGGCGCTGTTCGGGCCGCACGGCGCGCTCGATTGCGCCCTCGCACGAGCCGGATCTCGCAGCTACGCGTTCCTCCTCTTCCGTTCCCCAGCCGAGGCTCGCGCTGCCGTCGAGGCCACCCGGGGTGAAAAGGTCAAGGGGGCCGCCATGCGCACCGAGTTCGCGCGGCCG GCTAAAGCTGTTAGGAATCTGTGGGTTGGTAGCATTAGCCCATCGGTTTCAAAGGAGGAGCTTGAGGAGGAGTTTCAAAAGTTTGGAAAAGTTGAAGGTGTTGCATTCTCCCAAGATCAGACTTCGGCGTACATTGATTTTGAGAAGCTTGAAGATGCAATTTCTGCTCACAGATCCTTGAATGGAAAAACTTTAGGTGGCAAGGAATTGTGTGTTGATTTCCAGAGGTCCAAGGGAAGAGCG GAATGGTCAGACGCTAGCAGCTTCAATGGTAGAGTATCAGGGCCAGTGGGTGATAAGAGGGGCAGTGGCCCTCCAAAG GGTTCTGCTGGAATACGGATGCGAGAAGCACAGCCTACCAATGTTCTCTGGGTTGGTTTTCCAGGTTCTTATAAAGCCATTAGTGAGGATACACTTAAGCAAGCCATGTCAGCATTTGGTGTCGTTACGAACATAAAAATTTTCCAGACAAGGCAGTATGCTtttgttgagtttgcaaatgttGCGGAAGCTTATAATGCTAAGATGAATCTAGATGGTCATCTTTTCAATGATCCCAGGATTCAGATTCTTTTCTCAAACAGTGAGCTCGCACCAAACAAATTGGATAACCCAACATCAGTTGCTGGATTTCCTAGATCAGAAATGTATTCCAGTGATAGCCGTCAAGGCCCTGGTGTTGGCAGTGGAACTTTGCAAGGGTATGATCCACCAAGAGGAGGAAGATCAAGATATTACGATTATGGGGGTGTGCCTACTCCAGGTGGCATCCTTTCTCAACCTGAACCATTTGATCCAAGAGAAGCAAAAAGAGTGAGGCTCGATGCTGGTGCTGACCCTTACGATGTAAGGGCAGGCAGTGCAGGTCTTTATTCTGCTGGGTACCGTCAGCAGGGCAGTTCTGTGCATGCTGAGGGAAGCTCAACTCCTGTTATTCGAGTCCGTGGCACAGTGCATCGAACATCATACATTGATCACTGTTGGCGTGGCAGTATTGCCAAAGGTGGATCCCCTGTTTGTCGTGCTCGTTGTTTGCCTATAACAAAGGGCAGTGACATACCTCT ACCGGACGTTATGAATTGCTCAGCTCGGACTGGATTGGATATGCTGGCGAAGCACTATGCGGATGCCACTGGATTTGACATTGTCTTTTTCTTACCAGATAGTGAAGATGACTTTGTTTCTTATACTGAGTTCTTGCGCTACCTGGGCTCAAAAAGCCGGGCAGGGGTTGTAAAAGTTGATGCAGCTACTACTTTATTTTTGGTGCCACCATCAGATTTCTTAACAAATGTGTTACAAGTTGATGGTCCAGAGCGCCTTTATGGTGTGGTATTGCACATTCCACAaatctctgctgctgctgctgcactgAGGCCACAGTTAACTGGGACAGAACAGCAACCTTACTATGATGAAAGGGAAACTCTGCCTACACAAAGAAAGTATAGTATCATTTCTCCTAATGGCAGTGGCCACCTTGATGCTGATTATCGGGCATCTTTGCATGAGGATTCAATGCAACGTTTGGGGCATATTCCTGGAAGGCCTCGGGTGGATGAAGGCCAAGCAGTCCAGCCAGCTCTTGCAGGTTTTCCTGCTAACCAAGCAACTGGGCTGCAAGTGCAATCTTCACTCAAGCCTGACATTATGGCTACTTTAGCAAAACTTCTGCCTAGTGTGCAATCATCACAACTGGTTAGTGGTCAGATGAATGCCATAGAAAGACCATCACAGATGCAGGATCCATCTATGCTTTCAAAAGTATGGACTCCTGAAAACCAGGTTACTGCTTCAAATTCATCCTTTGGGCAAATTGCTAATGTTCAGCATCCAGGACAGCAGTTTAGCAAGCAAGCTTCAGCTGCTCATTTGACAAACTATGGGAACATGGTGAGTGCTCAAGAGCGCTCAATACAGCATACTGCTTACAACCCTGAAGTTGCTTTGAActtaccaccaccacctccacttCCGACAGAACCACACCGTTCTGCTACATTACCATCTCAAGGTGGACACAGTTTGCCCACACAGATAAATCACCAACTTTATCAGCCAGAGCATTATTATGTGCCTCAAAGCAACTATGGTCCATTAGCTCCAGCTAGCCATTCTAACCTTCAAATCAGCAACACTAACAACCCCACCCCTGCCATTCCACAAGTGAACCCTGGACCTCCAACGAATCAGATTGGGAATTTGGCCCAGCTCCAGCATTCTATGCCACTGCATGTTGATAGAGCAAGTCAGGATTTCTCTTCTCAGTTGCAACAGCAAAATCTTGGTCCTGGTGCTGCACAAGCCCCTGAGGAGGATAAAAGCAAGAAGTACCAGGCGACACTCCAGTTAGCTCAAAACCTACTGCTTCAGATACAGCAGCGCGGATCTGGAAATCAATCCTGA